The following proteins come from a genomic window of Paenibacillus sp. CAA11:
- the bshA gene encoding N-acetyl-alpha-D-glucosaminyl L-malate synthase BshA translates to MSHSLKIGITCYPSLGGSGVVATELGKLLAELGHEVHFISHSVPFRLGTFHKNIFYHEVEVNDYYVFRYPPYDLSLATKMAQVAKREKLDILHVHYAVPHAVCAFLAKQMVGPDLKVVTTLHGTDITVLAQDESLKDLIRLAINESDAVTSVSKDLMRETQEVLDITRPIDLTYNFVDKRVYYPRDVASLRSDFAFPDEKILMHISNFRPVKRVSDVLDIFAQVSRNVPSRLLFVGEGPELPKIQWRIKELGLEDRVHFLGKQDEIAQIISLADVLLLPSEKESFGLVALEAMACGVPTIGSQAGGIPELVAHGETGYLAPIGDTRAMAEYAIHLLTHPQLETRTKEACLQRARTEFNSERITRQYEEIYYRVLEGKKTPLSPIY, encoded by the coding sequence GTGAGCCATTCGCTAAAAATCGGCATTACCTGCTATCCTTCCCTCGGTGGTTCGGGAGTGGTAGCGACTGAGCTCGGAAAGCTGCTGGCGGAACTGGGCCACGAGGTTCATTTTATTTCGCATAGCGTGCCTTTCCGTCTTGGCACATTTCATAAGAACATTTTTTATCACGAAGTTGAAGTAAACGATTATTACGTATTTAGATATCCGCCTTATGACCTGTCTCTGGCCACGAAGATGGCCCAGGTCGCGAAGCGGGAGAAGCTGGATATTCTGCATGTGCATTATGCGGTGCCTCATGCGGTTTGCGCCTTTTTAGCCAAGCAAATGGTAGGTCCGGATCTTAAGGTAGTAACTACTCTGCACGGAACGGACATCACTGTGCTGGCACAGGATGAATCGCTTAAGGACTTGATTCGTCTGGCGATTAATGAGAGCGATGCCGTAACGTCGGTGTCCAAAGATCTAATGCGGGAAACCCAGGAAGTGCTGGATATCACCAGACCCATTGATCTTACATACAATTTTGTGGATAAGCGGGTCTACTACCCTAGAGATGTCGCATCGCTGCGCAGTGACTTTGCGTTTCCAGATGAGAAGATCCTGATGCATATCTCTAACTTCCGCCCGGTTAAGCGCGTGAGTGATGTGCTTGATATATTCGCTCAGGTAAGCCGGAATGTCCCTTCCAGACTATTGTTTGTCGGGGAAGGACCTGAATTGCCAAAAATTCAGTGGCGCATCAAGGAACTCGGTCTGGAGGACCGCGTCCATTTTCTCGGCAAGCAGGATGAAATTGCACAGATTATTTCCTTGGCCGATGTCCTCCTCTTACCCTCGGAGAAGGAGAGCTTCGGTCTTGTAGCCCTTGAAGCAATGGCCTGCGGTGTGCCGACGATCGGGTCGCAAGCAGGAGGGATTCCCGAGCTAGTGGCTCATGGAGAGACCGGTTATTTGGCTCCTATCGGGGATACACGGGCTATGGCAGAGTATGCCATTCATCTGCTGACCCATCCGCAGCTTGAGACACGCACGAAGGAAGCCTGTCTTCAGCGGGCGAGAACAGAGTTCAATAGTGAGCGCATTACAAGGCAGTATGAGGAGATCTATTATCGAGTTCTTGAAGGCAAGAAAACTCCGCTTAGTCCGATTTATTAA
- the bshB1 gene encoding bacillithiol biosynthesis deacetylase BshB1 — translation MNEKLDILIFGAHADDAEIGMAGTIAKHTAAGLKVGICDLTQAEMSSNGTVELRKKEAGAAAEVLGLTVRSNLGLPDRGLFLTPENVALVTAQIRAFAPRIVFAPYWEDRHPDHIACSKLVEEAVFNAKLRRYMPEEPPIQVEDLFFYFINDWVTPDLIVDVTEQYELKERSLNCYKSQFGQASVGSDVVATPLNQGYVERVKSRDALIGQRKLIPYAEGFAVKTAYKIDRFLPTR, via the coding sequence ATGAACGAGAAGCTGGATATTTTAATTTTCGGAGCCCATGCCGATGACGCGGAAATCGGCATGGCGGGCACCATTGCTAAGCATACAGCAGCAGGCCTCAAGGTAGGCATTTGTGATTTGACCCAGGCGGAGATGTCATCAAACGGTACGGTGGAGCTGAGAAAAAAAGAAGCTGGCGCCGCTGCAGAGGTTCTCGGACTAACTGTGCGCAGTAACCTCGGTTTGCCGGATCGGGGTCTATTCCTGACCCCGGAGAATGTAGCCTTAGTTACGGCACAGATCCGGGCTTTCGCACCGCGCATTGTTTTTGCTCCTTATTGGGAGGACAGACATCCGGATCATATTGCCTGCAGCAAGCTGGTTGAAGAGGCGGTGTTCAACGCCAAGCTTCGGCGCTATATGCCTGAGGAGCCGCCAATACAGGTGGAAGATTTGTTCTTCTATTTCATAAATGACTGGGTGACCCCGGATTTAATCGTAGATGTAACGGAACAATATGAACTGAAGGAACGATCGCTCAATTGTTATAAGTCTCAATTTGGACAAGCCTCTGTTGGATCGGATGTGGTTGCGACTCCACTGAATCAGGGGTATGTGGAACGTGTGAAGTCCAGAGACGCGCTGATAGGTCAGCGGAAGCTGATTCCGTATGCGGAAGGGTTTGCGGTCAAGACGGCTTACAAGATCGATCGCTTTCTGCCCACTCGTTAA
- the mgsA gene encoding methylglyoxal synthase → MLNVAFIAHDRKKEELVNFVIAYEHVFADKKLYSTGTTGMRIMEQTKLQIHRFLSGPLGGDQQIGSLIAQNEMDLVIFLRDPLMAQPHEPDITALLRLCDVHGIPVATNVASAEILVRALDRGDFGWRELVEQHKPRVNK, encoded by the coding sequence ATGTTAAATGTAGCATTTATCGCACACGATCGTAAGAAAGAGGAACTAGTTAACTTTGTCATTGCCTATGAACATGTTTTCGCAGACAAGAAGCTGTACTCAACTGGAACTACCGGTATGCGAATTATGGAACAAACCAAACTGCAAATTCATCGTTTCCTTTCCGGACCGCTGGGAGGCGACCAGCAAATCGGCTCGCTTATTGCCCAGAATGAAATGGATCTGGTGATCTTCCTGCGCGATCCGTTAATGGCTCAGCCCCATGAACCTGATATTACGGCACTGCTCCGTTTGTGCGATGTGCACGGCATTCCGGTGGCTACCAATGTGGCATCTGCAGAAATTTTAGTTCGCGCTCTTGACCGCGGCGACTTTGGATGGCGCGAGCTTGTCGAGCAGCATAAGCCGAGAGTGAACAAATGA
- the dapB gene encoding 4-hydroxy-tetrahydrodipicolinate reductase, protein MADRIKVAVAGAGGRMGKEVVRMVLEDPELELVAAVSRSELGVDASSLVGLADCGVKVTEGLEKSLRESGAQVLVDFTIPQSAYTNTELAIRLGVSPVVGTTGFTPEQIEDLDKLCKEEGVGGLIAPNFSIGAILMMKFAAQAAKYFPHLEIIEYHGDQKLDAPSGTAVKTAEWIAEHREELRQGNPREEETIEGARGGYYNGFRIHSVRLPGVFAQQEVIFGGFGQTLKIRHDSYDRAGYMPGVNLAVKKVRDLSGMVYGFEHFVE, encoded by the coding sequence ATGGCAGACAGAATTAAGGTAGCCGTTGCAGGAGCGGGCGGAAGAATGGGGAAAGAAGTTGTAAGGATGGTGCTGGAAGACCCCGAGCTTGAGCTTGTCGCAGCGGTAAGTCGATCCGAATTAGGTGTCGATGCTTCGTCCCTGGTTGGACTTGCGGATTGTGGGGTAAAGGTGACCGAAGGGCTTGAGAAGTCGTTGAGAGAAAGCGGCGCTCAAGTACTGGTCGACTTTACGATCCCTCAATCCGCATATACCAATACGGAGCTGGCGATTCGGCTGGGCGTAAGTCCTGTGGTGGGCACGACAGGGTTTACACCTGAGCAGATTGAAGATCTGGACAAGCTTTGCAAGGAAGAGGGAGTCGGAGGGCTGATCGCCCCGAACTTTTCGATTGGCGCCATTCTGATGATGAAATTTGCGGCCCAGGCTGCAAAGTATTTTCCGCATCTTGAAATCATTGAATATCACGGAGATCAGAAGCTGGATGCCCCATCAGGAACTGCCGTTAAGACCGCAGAATGGATTGCAGAGCACCGTGAGGAGCTAAGGCAGGGTAACCCAAGAGAAGAAGAAACGATCGAAGGCGCCCGCGGCGGATATTATAACGGATTTCGTATTCACAGCGTGCGTCTGCCGGGTGTATTCGCTCAGCAGGAGGTTATTTTTGGCGGATTTGGACAGACGCTTAAGATTCGGCACGATTCGTATGACCGGGCAGGATATATGCCGGGTGTGAACCTAGCGGTCAAGAAGGTTAGAGATTTGAGCGGAATGGTATATGGATTTGAGCATTTTGTAGAATAG
- a CDS encoding tetratricopeptide repeat protein, producing MRAEDYMQMAYQSILANDFEQAIRWFKRAIQEEPENGELHYRLSITYARSDKLDKAIRHAARAIVLSPNQQVYILHYQRLEAKDLTRRAVHLLQQRQDDDTQTAQEAADLLERAVKLDPLSANIHVWLALAYGELGHFHQALACVWEASALLQDDYAAVELKKMEQRFKNNLNQTSKQRIVRDHDGRQN from the coding sequence ATGAGAGCGGAAGACTATATGCAAATGGCTTATCAAAGCATTTTGGCCAACGACTTTGAACAGGCAATTCGCTGGTTCAAACGGGCTATACAGGAGGAACCCGAGAACGGGGAGCTTCATTATCGCTTGTCGATTACCTATGCCCGCAGTGACAAGCTTGATAAGGCGATCCGGCATGCGGCACGAGCCATAGTGCTTTCTCCGAATCAGCAGGTTTATATTCTACATTATCAGCGGCTTGAAGCCAAAGATTTAACCCGCAGAGCAGTACATTTGCTTCAGCAGCGCCAGGATGATGATACCCAAACTGCCCAGGAGGCAGCAGACCTGCTCGAAAGGGCGGTGAAGCTGGATCCTTTATCGGCTAATATACATGTTTGGCTCGCGCTGGCATATGGGGAGCTAGGGCATTTCCACCAGGCACTTGCCTGTGTGTGGGAAGCTTCGGCTCTCCTGCAGGATGATTATGCCGCTGTCGAGCTTAAGAAGATGGAGCAGCGTTTTAAGAACAATTTGAATCAAACATCAAAGCAGAGAATTGTGAGGGATCATGATGGCAGACAGAATTAA
- a CDS encoding nucleotide pyrophosphohydrolase, with amino-acid sequence MAEKSLAELQREVDAYISQFKEGYFSPLTMLARMSEEVGELAREVNHIYGEKPKKPDEADNSIELELGDILFITICFANSLGIDLTEAHDKVMHKFNTRDKDRWTKKDTL; translated from the coding sequence ATGGCAGAGAAGTCGCTTGCAGAGCTGCAGCGAGAAGTGGACGCTTACATATCACAATTCAAAGAAGGCTACTTCAGCCCGCTGACCATGCTTGCCCGCATGAGCGAAGAGGTCGGGGAATTAGCCCGCGAGGTCAATCACATATACGGTGAAAAGCCCAAAAAACCGGACGAAGCTGACAATTCGATTGAGCTTGAGCTTGGAGATATTCTGTTTATAACGATTTGTTTTGCAAATTCCTTAGGTATTGATCTGACGGAAGCGCACGACAAGGTTATGCATAAATTTAACACACGGGACAAGGACCGCTGGACGAAAAAGGACACCCTTTAG
- a CDS encoding YitT family protein — MISSRLMNMLKTAVPILLGTAVYAFGLLYFIIPNQLMEGGVTGITVLLKYAFGLSPSITTLVLNIPLFIVGWKMLGGKQIIYTGIGIGSLTFFLWFFEVLIEKGWVQPFQTEHDYILASLYAGITLGAGLGLVFRFGGTTGGSDIIARILNRKFGWSMGQVILTLDVVIIGISLFFIPLEKILYTLVAVYIASKVIDFIQEGAYAARAFTIVSDHAETIAELITSEMDRGVTLIPAIGAYSKQGKHVVYCVVSRQEIRRLSGLVKSVDPRAFMVINDVHDVQGEGFREE; from the coding sequence ATGATTTCATCAAGGCTGATGAACATGCTGAAAACAGCGGTGCCTATCTTGCTGGGAACCGCTGTCTACGCATTTGGATTGCTATATTTTATTATCCCCAACCAGCTCATGGAAGGCGGTGTGACCGGTATTACCGTCCTGCTCAAATATGCGTTTGGCCTCTCGCCATCCATAACCACACTGGTCCTTAACATTCCGCTATTCATTGTCGGCTGGAAAATGCTCGGAGGCAAACAGATTATATATACCGGCATTGGAATCGGTTCGCTCACTTTTTTCTTATGGTTCTTTGAGGTCCTTATAGAAAAGGGCTGGGTCCAACCATTTCAGACAGAGCATGACTACATTCTCGCATCGCTTTATGCTGGAATAACACTAGGGGCCGGGCTTGGACTGGTCTTCCGCTTTGGCGGCACAACCGGCGGTTCAGACATCATCGCCCGCATTCTCAACCGCAAATTTGGCTGGAGCATGGGTCAAGTCATCCTTACTCTCGATGTGGTGATCATCGGCATTTCTCTGTTTTTTATCCCCCTTGAGAAAATTCTCTACACCCTTGTAGCTGTGTACATTGCTTCGAAGGTCATTGATTTCATTCAAGAAGGGGCTTATGCAGCTAGAGCTTTCACGATAGTAAGCGACCACGCAGAGACGATTGCGGAGCTGATCACCAGCGAGATGGACCGGGGGGTCACACTGATTCCGGCCATTGGCGCTTACTCCAAGCAAGGCAAGCATGTTGTCTACTGCGTTGTATCGAGACAAGAAATCCGCCGGCTAAGCGGGCTGGTTAAATCAGTCGACCCCCGCGCTTTTATGGTGATCAATGATGTGCATGACGTTCAGGGTGAAGGCTTCCGTGAAGAATAG
- a CDS encoding sporulation protein YpjB has translation MYGNQWWRRLWRAAISTLALLISLLVTVNGSVYAAEKPTEEQQRQADALDQAAEEFYQHVTSQDLVKALESIQKVLQHFKALSYEGLTQVEGIHALAECVMDARLELTKASPSMEALEESSARLRLAADSLAHSKGALWQQYYKILTDDLEKIGQASLGGSGEKVASAVRSFKLHYERIRPAAVIVREPSEISMVDAWVSRLEAVSEQFEKGSSDEMTGIAEQGTGVIAALFGKAKETTVMLPIKGYSNPWIWTLFIGGGIGIALAYTAYRKYDAEKRIRPI, from the coding sequence ATGTACGGAAATCAATGGTGGCGGCGCCTTTGGAGGGCCGCCATTTCTACGCTAGCTTTGCTGATCTCTCTGCTGGTAACAGTAAATGGCAGTGTCTACGCAGCGGAGAAACCAACAGAGGAACAGCAGCGCCAAGCAGATGCTTTGGATCAGGCTGCAGAGGAATTTTATCAGCATGTGACAAGCCAAGATTTGGTGAAGGCACTGGAGTCAATTCAGAAGGTGCTGCAGCATTTCAAAGCCTTGTCTTATGAAGGGCTTACCCAGGTGGAGGGGATTCATGCCTTGGCTGAATGCGTCATGGATGCGCGGTTAGAGCTTACTAAGGCGAGCCCCTCTATGGAAGCTTTGGAGGAATCATCCGCCCGGCTGCGTCTAGCAGCAGACAGCCTCGCTCATTCCAAGGGAGCGCTCTGGCAGCAATATTATAAGATCCTAACTGACGACCTGGAGAAAATTGGACAGGCGAGTCTGGGAGGAAGCGGTGAGAAAGTGGCCAGTGCGGTCCGGTCCTTCAAGCTTCATTATGAACGGATTCGTCCGGCTGCTGTCATTGTAAGGGAACCTTCAGAAATCTCGATGGTGGATGCTTGGGTTTCTCGCCTAGAGGCGGTGAGTGAGCAATTCGAGAAGGGAAGCTCTGATGAGATGACAGGGATAGCCGAGCAGGGAACAGGGGTGATAGCTGCCTTGTTTGGCAAAGCTAAAGAGACTACAGTGATGCTTCCAATTAAAGGATACAGTAATCCATGGATTTGGACCTTATTTATTGGAGGGGGAATAGGAATAGCCTTAGCTTATACAGCCTATCGGAAATATGATGCCGAGAAAAGAATCCGGCCAATCTAG
- a CDS encoding DUF1405 domain-containing protein, whose product MRAPYLISRRFLLSKPILWLLFGANLLGTVYGYVWYGSQLKDTVLHYPLWTVIFVPDSPTASLFFTLSLAFLLFENKIGHWYGIRSLIEGLGVVTSVKYGIWAVSIIFAGQHYGDVLVWEDGMLTISHLAMAIEALLFVRFFHVGSWMIMTAGLWTLLNDTVDYTYGVYPWLPVQLESRLIGVQNFTFGLTVFSILATWLAVKQARRR is encoded by the coding sequence ATGAGAGCACCTTATTTAATTAGCAGGCGTTTTCTATTAAGCAAGCCTATTCTCTGGCTGCTGTTCGGCGCAAATTTATTGGGAACGGTGTATGGATATGTTTGGTATGGATCTCAGCTGAAAGATACGGTACTTCATTATCCATTATGGACGGTAATATTTGTGCCTGACAGTCCTACTGCCAGCTTGTTCTTCACACTCTCCCTGGCATTTCTTCTATTTGAAAACAAGATCGGACACTGGTATGGCATACGTTCCTTAATTGAGGGCCTTGGAGTAGTTACTAGTGTCAAATATGGAATTTGGGCAGTCTCCATTATATTCGCGGGCCAGCATTACGGGGATGTATTAGTGTGGGAAGATGGAATGCTGACGATTTCCCATTTGGCTATGGCGATAGAAGCGCTGCTGTTTGTACGCTTTTTCCACGTTGGCAGCTGGATGATTATGACGGCAGGCCTTTGGACTCTGCTAAATGATACAGTAGATTATACATACGGAGTATATCCCTGGCTTCCGGTCCAACTGGAATCCCGTCTGATCGGTGTTCAGAATTTTACTTTCGGACTCACAGTGTTCAGCATTCTCGCGACTTGGCTTGCAGTTAAACAGGCGAGAAGAAGATGA
- a CDS encoding IDEAL domain-containing protein translates to MDKMKVTYEVMLALAAEMIWDEALRKHRAEKIYGEIDNALAEGDEVAFRLLTDELKALET, encoded by the coding sequence ATGGATAAAATGAAAGTTACTTATGAAGTGATGTTGGCCCTGGCGGCGGAAATGATTTGGGACGAGGCTTTGCGTAAACACCGCGCAGAGAAAATATACGGCGAAATCGACAACGCATTGGCAGAAGGCGACGAGGTGGCTTTCCGACTTCTGACGGATGAACTGAAGGCTTTGGAGACATGA
- a CDS encoding histidine phosphatase family protein, which translates to MLVGLIRHGLTDWNALGKIQGRTDIPLNDEGRRQAARLADRLLKEPYHWDFLITSGLSRAEETGKIIADRLGIPVYDPDSRLLERSFGQAEGLTAEERETLWGKEWSRHEIGQEKDAEVQSRALSFMADLAERFDDKNVLVVSHGGLLAQLYTALYQDKHTERIGNLSLTLLEKDDEQWALKLYNCTRHLEEILDN; encoded by the coding sequence GTGCTTGTAGGATTAATAAGACATGGACTAACCGATTGGAATGCTCTTGGCAAGATACAAGGAAGAACGGATATTCCCCTGAATGATGAGGGACGCAGACAAGCTGCCCGACTCGCAGATAGACTTCTGAAGGAACCTTACCACTGGGACTTTCTGATTACAAGCGGCCTCTCCCGAGCCGAGGAGACAGGCAAGATCATCGCCGACAGGCTGGGTATTCCTGTATATGATCCCGATTCTCGGCTGCTGGAGCGCTCCTTCGGACAAGCTGAAGGGTTGACGGCTGAGGAGCGAGAAACGCTGTGGGGCAAAGAGTGGTCTCGGCATGAAATAGGGCAAGAGAAGGATGCTGAAGTGCAGAGCAGAGCTCTTTCGTTCATGGCTGATCTTGCGGAGCGATTCGATGATAAGAATGTGCTGGTTGTTAGCCACGGCGGTCTGCTGGCACAGCTCTATACCGCCTTGTACCAGGATAAGCATACAGAACGGATCGGCAATTTGTCATTAACCTTGCTGGAGAAGGATGATGAACAGTGGGCTCTGAAGCTGTATAACTGTACTCGTCATCTCGAAGAAATATTGGATAATTAA
- a CDS encoding zf-HC2 domain-containing protein produces the protein MNCKEAQDKLGWVWDLPKYHPDRQQLEWHLLGCEPCRVEYEIWQESQNILMDMPIQITDEQAERVNRNVMDRIYAESPWLAPGGDAVTANRRIRKRLAVWIAASLAVFLCSILVYFTSGPASLHGDQPAPTGLIQTAVAGEKSVSGTGVSFDLNSVSNGIIEPFVVGMGPAYPQYWMIVSMLGMGLALFAWRRVRRLRN, from the coding sequence ATGAATTGTAAAGAGGCCCAAGATAAACTTGGATGGGTCTGGGACTTGCCTAAGTACCATCCGGACCGGCAGCAGCTTGAGTGGCATCTTCTTGGCTGCGAGCCTTGCCGGGTGGAGTATGAGATTTGGCAGGAAAGCCAGAATATCCTGATGGATATGCCTATTCAGATCACAGACGAACAGGCGGAGCGAGTGAACCGCAATGTGATGGACCGTATTTATGCCGAATCCCCTTGGCTTGCTCCAGGTGGCGACGCCGTAACTGCGAACAGACGCATTCGCAAACGGCTGGCGGTGTGGATCGCGGCCTCATTAGCCGTATTTCTGTGCAGTATTCTGGTATACTTCACTTCAGGCCCTGCTTCTTTACATGGTGATCAGCCTGCGCCGACAGGGCTGATTCAAACTGCTGTAGCCGGTGAGAAAAGCGTTTCTGGAACCGGTGTTTCCTTTGATTTGAACAGTGTATCCAACGGGATAATTGAACCGTTCGTAGTTGGAATGGGCCCGGCATATCCGCAGTATTGGATGATTGTATCCATGCTTGGTATGGGGCTTGCCTTATTCGCTTGGAGACGGGTACGGCGTTTACGGAATTAA
- a CDS encoding RNA polymerase sigma factor: MTDSQMIREIKAGNTELYSELMRRYQKKILAFVYHMLKSAHLELMAEDLCSETFYKAFRSLHSFREVDASFSTWLYTIARNTVLSELRKHRSGSVPLEESGYVPVAPPDIVPEQAILRNERVVMVREAINNLPEKQRSALILREYDQLDYQEIANILGQSVSAVKSLLFRARSSVKNQLEPYFYEPIYEQFEGMKSR; the protein is encoded by the coding sequence ATGACGGATTCCCAAATGATTCGTGAGATTAAAGCAGGAAATACGGAGCTTTATTCTGAGTTAATGCGGCGATATCAAAAAAAGATCTTAGCCTTCGTCTACCATATGCTGAAGAGTGCCCACCTGGAGTTAATGGCAGAGGACCTATGTTCAGAGACATTTTACAAAGCATTTCGCAGTTTGCACTCATTTCGTGAAGTAGATGCTTCTTTTTCGACTTGGCTTTATACTATTGCAAGAAATACAGTGCTCAGTGAGCTTCGTAAACATCGCAGCGGGAGTGTTCCTTTGGAGGAAAGCGGATACGTCCCAGTCGCCCCTCCGGATATTGTGCCGGAGCAGGCCATTCTGCGTAATGAACGTGTAGTCATGGTCCGGGAAGCCATTAACAATCTTCCGGAGAAGCAAAGATCCGCATTAATTTTACGAGAATACGATCAATTGGATTATCAAGAGATTGCCAATATATTGGGACAGAGCGTAAGTGCAGTGAAATCTCTACTGTTCCGGGCAAGGAGCAGTGTGAAGAATCAGCTTGAACCCTACTTCTATGAACCGATCTATGAGCAATTTGAAGGGATGAAAAGCAGATGA
- a CDS encoding HD domain-containing protein, which produces MNMEAILNEARSYVREQMTGEGTGHDWWHIHRVTELAGKLAKQEEAKGYICELAALFHDLADEKLVADKQEAQRSIADWLEGHCVSEEDTAHIMDIISTMSFQGGGGAPMKTLEGEVVQDADRLDALGAIGIARTFVYAGSKGTVIFDPELPPREQMTREEYRSGNSTAVNHFYEKLLKLAALMNTAAGRRLALERQAFMEAFLEQFYREWELRDWR; this is translated from the coding sequence ATGAACATGGAAGCGATACTGAACGAAGCGCGAAGCTACGTGCGTGAGCAGATGACAGGTGAGGGCACAGGCCATGACTGGTGGCATATTCACCGGGTTACCGAGCTGGCGGGGAAACTCGCTAAGCAGGAAGAGGCGAAGGGCTACATTTGTGAACTGGCAGCTCTGTTCCACGATCTGGCTGATGAGAAGTTGGTTGCTGATAAGCAGGAAGCGCAGAGAAGCATTGCGGACTGGCTGGAGGGGCATTGCGTAAGCGAGGAAGACACAGCTCATATTATGGACATCATATCAACCATGTCGTTTCAAGGGGGCGGTGGTGCGCCTATGAAGACATTGGAGGGGGAGGTAGTGCAAGACGCTGACAGGCTGGATGCGCTAGGGGCGATCGGCATTGCCCGAACTTTTGTCTACGCCGGAAGCAAGGGAACCGTGATTTTTGACCCCGAACTTCCGCCAAGAGAACAGATGACAAGAGAAGAGTATCGGTCTGGAAACAGCACGGCTGTAAATCATTTTTATGAGAAGCTTCTGAAGCTTGCAGCGCTTATGAATACGGCCGCCGGCCGCCGGCTTGCGCTGGAAAGGCAGGCGTTCATGGAAGCATTTCTTGAACAATTCTACCGTGAATGGGAGCTCAGGGACTGGAGATGA
- a CDS encoding AzlD domain-containing protein — translation MRIDATILIIIAGCTLVTVIPRIMPFLVIRNLNLPVPVLKWLSYVPVCILTALVVQGCLKQTNGSLAPDWYNIAAIVPTLLVAIKTRSLTLTVVSGVVMMAALRFFL, via the coding sequence ATGAGAATAGATGCGACGATTCTGATCATCATTGCCGGCTGTACTTTAGTCACGGTTATTCCAAGAATTATGCCCTTTCTGGTGATTAGAAATCTCAATTTGCCTGTTCCCGTACTCAAGTGGCTTTCTTATGTGCCTGTATGTATACTTACAGCGCTGGTCGTACAGGGCTGTCTTAAGCAGACGAATGGCAGTTTGGCGCCAGACTGGTACAATATTGCAGCAATCGTACCTACACTTTTGGTTGCGATCAAAACTAGAAGCTTAACATTAACCGTTGTCAGCGGTGTTGTCATGATGGCAGCACTCAGATTTTTTTTGTAG
- a CDS encoding AzlC family ABC transporter permease has protein sequence MNSVKAFEITQQQQLSPTFSAGVRDCVPTLLGYVSIGIALGVVGTASGLSVSEITLMSAFVYAGAAQFMMCALLAVGSPTSAIILTAFIVNLRNFLLSAALAPHFTKYSLLKNIGIGALVTDESFGMASSKILKGDPINDRWMNGLNITAYFSWVLSSVVGAVCGQWISSPEKFGLDFTLTAMFLALLVLQLESVIPAKLKHYLRLVIYMVLAMIIFSFFMPSHLAVIVSTVVVATIGVVTEK, from the coding sequence ATGAATTCGGTAAAAGCTTTCGAAATTACACAGCAGCAGCAACTCTCTCCAACCTTTTCAGCAGGAGTAAGAGACTGTGTACCTACCTTATTAGGTTATGTCAGTATCGGTATTGCATTAGGTGTTGTGGGGACGGCTTCTGGCTTGAGCGTATCTGAGATTACACTGATGTCTGCTTTTGTCTACGCGGGAGCAGCTCAATTTATGATGTGTGCTCTACTGGCCGTGGGCAGTCCGACTTCGGCCATTATTTTAACTGCTTTTATCGTTAACCTACGCAATTTTCTTCTTAGCGCGGCACTTGCTCCTCATTTTACCAAGTATTCGCTGCTTAAGAATATTGGGATTGGTGCGCTTGTTACCGATGAGTCGTTCGGGATGGCTTCAAGCAAAATTCTAAAAGGAGATCCAATCAATGATCGCTGGATGAACGGCCTGAATATAACGGCTTACTTTAGTTGGGTCCTTTCAAGTGTGGTTGGAGCTGTTTGCGGGCAGTGGATCAGCAGCCCTGAGAAGTTTGGCCTGGATTTTACCTTGACCGCTATGTTCCTGGCTTTACTTGTTTTACAGCTGGAAAGCGTTATTCCTGCAAAACTCAAGCATTACCTGCGTTTGGTGATTTACATGGTCTTGGCCATGATCATTTTCTCTTTCTTTATGCCTTCGCATTTGGCAGTTATTGTATCTACGGTTGTGGTAGCAACGATAGGGGTGGTGACGGAGAAATGA